In Periplaneta americana isolate PAMFEO1 chromosome 3, P.americana_PAMFEO1_priV1, whole genome shotgun sequence, the following are encoded in one genomic region:
- the LOC138696118 gene encoding arylalkylamine N-acetyltransferase-like 2 has translation MEGVDFKIVKATIEDDERINKFMEEAYIKHEPLSVSLGLNNAGWSEEDDEGPEILSEGVSLMAVALEGREFETGEILGLCLNGEMSSNDAEILARMAANCKDRKFAKIMAFLSRMDRDANIWGRFDVQRAMGIFVMAVDSRATGRGIGRALMERSRDVARAQGFPMLRVDCTSDFTARICGRLGMDCVHVQPYQLYTDDDGHTVFRPPDPHTHFRMFTQRLDSQQT, from the coding sequence ATGGAAGGCGTGGATTTCAAAATCGTGAAAGCCACAATCGAGGACGACGAGAGAATCAACAAGTTCATGGAAGAAGCGTACATCAAGCACGAACCTCTGTCTGTATCTTTGGGACTCAACAACGCCGGTTGGTCTGAAGAAGACGATGAGGGTCCGGAGATTCTGTCCGAAGGCGTATCCTTGATGGCAGTGGCCCTTGAGGGACGAGAGTTCGAGACGGGCGAGATCCTCGGACTATGCCTGAATGGCGAGATGTCGAGCAACGACGCCGAAATTCTAGCCCGGATGGCTGCCAACTGCAAAGACAGGAAGTTCGCAAAGATTATGGCTTTCCTGTCCAGGATGGACCGCGACGCCAACATTTGGGGCAGATTTGACGTGCAAAGGGCCATGGGGATTTTCGTGATGGCTGTGGATAGCAGGGCGACGGGGCGCGGCATCGGAAGGGCGCTGATGGAGCGGTCTCGCGATGTGGCGCGGGCACAGGGCTTCCCCATGCTGAGGGTGGACTGCACCAGCGATTTCACGGCCAGGATCTGTGGGCGCCTCGGCATGGACTGCGTGCACGTCCAGCCCTACCAACTGTACACGGACGACGACGGGCACACCGTATTCAGGCCGCCCGATCCCCACACGCACTTCAGGATGTTCACGCAGAGACTCGACAGTCAACAGACATGA